One segment of Marinobacter sediminum DNA contains the following:
- a CDS encoding DUF302 domain-containing protein, whose amino-acid sequence MSYTMDRVIQNADFAEVDERTRKALADRGFGVLTEIDVKATMKKKLDKEMPAYTILGACNPNMAWEAIGLEPRVGAMLPCNVIIRETPQGVEVSAIDPVSSMTAIDNEALKQVAGEVRDMLSQVVTAI is encoded by the coding sequence ATGTCTTATACAATGGATCGCGTTATTCAGAATGCCGATTTTGCTGAAGTGGATGAACGAACCCGTAAGGCCCTGGCTGATCGCGGGTTTGGGGTTTTGACGGAAATAGACGTCAAGGCCACGATGAAGAAAAAGCTGGATAAGGAGATGCCCGCCTACACAATTCTCGGGGCGTGTAATCCGAACATGGCGTGGGAAGCGATTGGCCTGGAACCTCGGGTAGGGGCAATGCTGCCGTGCAACGTCATTATTCGTGAGACACCTCAGGGAGTCGAAGTCAGTGCTATTGATCCTGTGTCATCCATGACGGCGATCGACAATGAGGCGCTCAAGCAGGTTGCGGGTGAGGTGAGAGATATGCTGTCTCAAGTTGTCACCGCCATCTGA